A single region of the Verrucomicrobiota bacterium genome encodes:
- a CDS encoding sugar phosphate isomerase/epimerase, protein MKLGIINSAFQQAGVDTASGLRHISRIGFDCVDIFTEAVRIPQKEVKLVARTCEQLGLPIVSLPVVSVGLVDFNEPVRAFHVARTKRFIDLAKTWGATNVLLVLGEYVWQREVIPPAAQWQWGIETCRRLGDYADRRGVDIALELEPFRLSLLNSVDAMVRFVDECGHPRVRANIDVSHLVLSDTSPSDVRKLKGRAIHVHLSDCDGKVHGDLPPGRGVVKFAPYLQAIKELDINGVVSIELEYSPDPRRIVEWVEEAYRETAKLMDQVGLRS, encoded by the coding sequence ATGAAGCTCGGCATCATCAACAGCGCGTTTCAGCAAGCCGGGGTGGACACCGCGTCGGGCCTTCGTCACATCTCGCGGATCGGTTTCGACTGCGTGGATATCTTCACCGAGGCCGTCCGCATTCCGCAGAAGGAAGTGAAACTCGTCGCGCGGACGTGCGAACAGCTGGGGTTGCCCATTGTCTCGCTGCCCGTTGTAAGCGTCGGATTGGTGGACTTCAACGAACCTGTCCGCGCGTTTCATGTCGCCCGCACAAAACGCTTCATCGACCTCGCGAAGACCTGGGGGGCGACGAACGTATTGCTGGTGCTCGGCGAATATGTCTGGCAACGCGAGGTTATCCCGCCTGCCGCACAGTGGCAGTGGGGCATCGAGACGTGCCGGCGCCTCGGCGACTACGCGGACCGCCGCGGCGTGGACATCGCGCTGGAGCTTGAGCCGTTCCGGCTGAGCCTGCTGAACAGCGTGGATGCCATGGTGCGGTTCGTGGACGAGTGCGGGCATCCGCGCGTCCGCGCGAACATCGACGTGAGCCACCTCGTGCTGAGCGACACCTCACCATCGGATGTGCGAAAGCTGAAGGGTCGCGCCATTCACGTTCACCTCAGCGATTGCGACGGCAAGGTGCATGGCGACCTTCCACCGGGACGCGGTGTTGTGAAATTCGCGCCGTATTTGCAGGCCATCAAGGAACTCGACATCAACGGCGTCGTCTCGATCGAACTCGAGTATTCACCCGACCCGCGGCGCATCGTCGAGTGGGTTGAGGAAGCTTATCGGGAAACTGCGAAACTGATGGATCAAGTCGGGTTGCGCTCCTGA